GTGGATCCTATATTCAGTATAAAATTTCCGATGTCCCCGATGTAAACAGAATGGGTGCGAAGGGAAAGGGTGTCAGAATTGGTGTACTCGATTCCGGATTCGACTGGCAGCGTCACGAAGCTCTTAAAACCAGAAAAGTAATTGCTGAATACGATTTTGTAAAAAAAGATAATGTAACTGCAAATCAGGATGGCGATCCAGCAGGGCAACACGGTCACGGCACTTTCTGTTTCTCCGTTTGTGGTGGATATATGGAAGGGAAACTTGTCGGTCCTTCACACGAAGCCACCTTTGTTCTGGCAAAGACTGAAACAACAGAATTTGAACGGATGGTTGAAGAAGACAATTACGCAGCCGCTATTCAGTGGATGGACAGCATCGGAGTCGATATAACAACGAGCTCCCTCGGATACACAGTTTTTGATGATGCCACATACAGATATGAAGACCTTACAGGCGAGACTGCCATTTGTACAAAGGCAATTAATTACGCTTTTTCAAAAGGAATTCTGACATTTACTGCCTCGGGTAATTCGGCAGGTGACCCGTGGTTTTATGTTTCAACCCCGGGTGATGGCTATCAGGCTCTCGCCATCGGTGCTGTGACAAAAAACAGAGAAATAGCTGACTTTTCCTCGGGTGGTCCTACAGCAGACGGAAGAATAAAACCTGATTTTTCTGCTGCCGGTGTATCGGTATTTGGTGCTCTTGCTTCCTCAAAGAACAAATTTGAGAGATCAAACGGAACCTCTGCTGCCACTCCGATCGCCGCAGGTATAGGCGGACAGCTACTTTCACTTTTCCCTCATCTTAAAAACACCCAGGCAAGATTTATCCTGAGATACACATCCGACCAGAGACTCCTGGCTGATAACCTTTACGGTTACGGACTTGTCTCCTCACTTGAAGCAGCGACACATCCTAATCTTGAAGTGATGAAAAACGGTGACATAAAACTGCACAAGAGATTCAAAGATGAAGTTAATGCCAAAAGCGTCTATCTTGTTTACAAGACAGGCTACAAAAAAACCGAACGGCTCAAAATGAACAAGGTTGCCGGTGATTATTACACAGTCACACTTCCTGCCTCTGTAAAAAAAGAGACGCTTGAATTTACATTTGATGCAGGCGAAAAAACTGACGGTGTAAATTATCCCTCAAAAGGAAGAAAATATTATACACTTCCCGGAAATGAGAATGTGTT
This Bacteroidota bacterium DNA region includes the following protein-coding sequences:
- a CDS encoding S8 family serine peptidase; the encoded protein is MKNLLFLSLLSVFFLIPVAAQENFMVFLKDKGFTGSFSPGSQIWNLTAASLSSESIMRRIKNLGSSSFISEEDIPVSNSYISRLELAGAKVRWILKWFDCVSVSADKKTIEKIKNLDFVKNVRPVIKIKVPLEFRNTLNPLDEELLATANSTSAMPVSHLNTPFSLPSGQSDRSEEDAKLYGGSYIQYKISDVPDVNRMGAKGKGVRIGVLDSGFDWQRHEALKTRKVIAEYDFVKKDNVTANQDGDPAGQHGHGTFCFSVCGGYMEGKLVGPSHEATFVLAKTETTEFERMVEEDNYAAAIQWMDSIGVDITTSSLGYTVFDDATYRYEDLTGETAICTKAINYAFSKGILTFTASGNSAGDPWFYVSTPGDGYQALAIGAVTKNREIADFSSGGPTADGRIKPDFSAAGVSVFGALASSKNKFERSNGTSAATPIAAGIGGQLLSLFPHLKNTQARFILRYTSDQRLLADNLYGYGLVSSLEAATHPNLEVMKNGDIKLHKRFKDEVNAKSVYLVYKTGYKKTERLKMNKVAGDYYTVTLPASVKKETLEFTFDAGEKTDGVNYPSKGRKYYTLPGNENVFISTPAKIDIKSFSREKIAKFTGVNPRIYTKYKTGAKTTEIVIRDIAGNHVVTIPVKDLAYDNRIIWTGHDRFDKKVPVGIYTSTVMIDGRPSSRQIFFRK